A window of Pectobacterium carotovorum genomic DNA:
TACAATTTAACCACTTATGCTATTACTAAAAGCAATGCGGTAAAACGATGCGAACATTGGAAAGAACTCGCCACGATCTGGCCGCTTTTTTGCGCGCGCGGCGTGAACGGGTATCCCCCGCCGACGTGGGCTTGCCCAGCGGAGGAAGACGGCGCACGCCGGGATTGCGACGTGAGGAAGTGGCTGCGTTGGCTGGCGTGGGTCTGACGTGGTACACCTGGCTCGAACAGGGACGTGATATCGGCGTGTCGGCGGCATTTCTGGACAGTCTGGCACGGGTGCTCAAGCTCGATGCAGCAGAACGTCGCCACCTGTTCCTGCTGGCGCATGAGCGACCACCAGCCGAACCGGGTAAGACGTGGTGCGTGGTGCCGCCGCTGGTACGGCGTCTGATGCACGATCTGGCTCCGCATCCTGCCTATATACTCAACCTGCGCTGGGACGTGCTGGCCTTCAATGAACCAGCAAACCAGCTTTTCGGCTTTGACGCGCATCCTCCAGAAAGACGTAATCTGCTCTGGCTGCTGTTCACCGATCCGTTACTGCATGAGCGATTCATCGGCTGGGACCAACAGGCTCCACAGATGCTATCGAGCTTTCGCCGCGATTTCGCACGCGCGACGCAGGAGGCCGATATTCATGAACTGGTGGACGAATTGGAACAGGTATCGCCAGACTTCAAAACGTGGTGGCGGCAGCATGAGGTACACGCCCCGTGCAGCGGCGTGCGGCAACTAATGATCGACGGCAAGGCTGAAGCCTTCGAGCATACGTCGCTGATCATCGATGAAGATCGCCATCTGCGTCTGGTGGTTTACGCCCGGCAATCTCAGGGAAAGGAATGAGGTCGCGCTGACCATAAAAAAAGGGGCTTTCGCCCCTTTTTACCACTCCCCAACAACACATCAGTGGTTACGGATGTAGTCGTCCATATCGGTTTTCAGGTTGTCGGATTTGGTACCGAAAATTGCCTGAACACCGGAACCTGCCACAACCACACCAGCTGCGCCCAGTTTTTTCAGGCCAGCCTGATCAACTTTAGCCACATCGCCTACGCTAACGCGCAGACGGGTGATGCACGCATCCAGGTTAGTGATGTTTTCTTTACCACCAAACGCGCTAACCAGAGCGGCAGCCATTTCTGTGCTGTCCTGTGAGGTTTGCTCAGATGCGCTATCTTCACGGCCTGGTGTTTTCAGGTTCAGTTTGGCAATCAGAACGCGGAAGATGGTGTAGTAAATCAGCGCATAGCACAGACCTACAATCGGGAACAGCCACAGGTTGCTACCGTTGCCGCTCAGTACCACGAAGTCGATCAGACCGTGGGAGAAGCTTGTACCATCACGCATGCCCAACAGGATACAGATTGGGAACGCCAGACCCGCCAGAATCGCATGGATCACATACAGGATCGGCGCAACAAACATGAAGGAGAACTCAATTGGCTCAGTGATCCCCGTCAGGAACGAGGTCAGTGCCGCAGAGATCATGATGCCGCCCACTTTTGCGCGGTTTTCTGGCTTAGCTGAATGCCAGATAGCAATAGCCGCAGCTGGCAAGCCGTACATTTTAAACAGGAAACCACCGGACAGTTTGCCCGCAGTCGGGTCACCTGCAATGTAACGAGGGATATCGCCGTGGAAAACCTGACCCGCCGCATTGGTGAACTCACCAACCTGCATTTGGAAAGGTACGTTCCAGATATGGTGCAGACCAAACGGTACCAGAGAACGTTCAACGACCCCATAGATACCGAATGCCAGCATCGGGTTCTCATTCGCTGCCCAGTGAGAGAATACCTGGATCGCGCTACCAACCGGTGGCCAGATGAAGGACAACAGCGTACCGACAATGATTGCCGTCAGGCCGGAAATAATCGGCACAAAACGTTTACCGGCAAAGAAGCCCAGATACTCAGGCAACTGAATGCGGTAGAAACGGTTAAACATATACGCGGCAATCGCACCGGCAATGATCCCGCCCAGAACACCCGTATCCGCCAGGTGCTTCGCCGTGATCTCGGCAGCCGGTAGATTAAGAACCAGCGGCGCAATCGCAGCCATGGTCTTAACCATGATGCCATAAGCCACCACCGCCGCCAGTGCGGAAACACCGTCGTTATTAGTGAAGCCCAGGGCAACACCAATAGCAAAAATCAACGGCATGTTGGCAAACACCGAGTCACCAGCCTGAGCCATGACGCTGGAGACAATTTCAGGCAACCAGCTAAAATTGGCCGAACCGACACCCAGCAGGATACCTGCGATAGGGAGTACGGATACGGGCAGCATTAGCGACTTACCTACTTTTTGCAGGTTTGCGAATGCATTCTTGAACATAATTGAGTGTGCTCCTGAGTAATAGTGCTTTTACTTCTGATACTTCATATAAGCAAAGACGGGGAGGATGGCCTTTGCGAGTTGGGGTGTCTTAGCCCCCTTTAATTTTTACGCAGAGTAAAATAAATAGCGTTCACAATGTTTGATTGCTATCACGTTTCCACAAGCCAACAGGCTGAGATCGAACAGATATTGCGCTTTTCTGTGATATATCGCGAAAAAACACGTCCCCCTGAAGAGAAAAAACCTAATCAAGGGGATTATGAAGCGC
This region includes:
- a CDS encoding helix-turn-helix domain-containing protein, with amino-acid sequence MRTLERTRHDLAAFLRARRERVSPADVGLPSGGRRRTPGLRREEVAALAGVGLTWYTWLEQGRDIGVSAAFLDSLARVLKLDAAERRHLFLLAHERPPAEPGKTWCVVPPLVRRLMHDLAPHPAYILNLRWDVLAFNEPANQLFGFDAHPPERRNLLWLLFTDPLLHERFIGWDQQAPQMLSSFRRDFARATQEADIHELVDELEQVSPDFKTWWRQHEVHAPCSGVRQLMIDGKAEAFEHTSLIIDEDRHLRLVVYARQSQGKE
- the ptsG gene encoding PTS glucose transporter subunit IIBC, which encodes MFKNAFANLQKVGKSLMLPVSVLPIAGILLGVGSANFSWLPEIVSSVMAQAGDSVFANMPLIFAIGVALGFTNNDGVSALAAVVAYGIMVKTMAAIAPLVLNLPAAEITAKHLADTGVLGGIIAGAIAAYMFNRFYRIQLPEYLGFFAGKRFVPIISGLTAIIVGTLLSFIWPPVGSAIQVFSHWAANENPMLAFGIYGVVERSLVPFGLHHIWNVPFQMQVGEFTNAAGQVFHGDIPRYIAGDPTAGKLSGGFLFKMYGLPAAAIAIWHSAKPENRAKVGGIMISAALTSFLTGITEPIEFSFMFVAPILYVIHAILAGLAFPICILLGMRDGTSFSHGLIDFVVLSGNGSNLWLFPIVGLCYALIYYTIFRVLIAKLNLKTPGREDSASEQTSQDSTEMAAALVSAFGGKENITNLDACITRLRVSVGDVAKVDQAGLKKLGAAGVVVAGSGVQAIFGTKSDNLKTDMDDYIRNH